The DNA region GCGAATCGCGTCTCTAATTATTTGCCAAACCCTTTACCGCGAGAACTTGAAGGAAGACAAATGCACTTTTCCAGTTGACTAATTAAAGTCTCACGATCTAAATTTTGACCAATCAGCACTAACTGGTTTTTCAGTTGACCTTGCCATTCATCATCATCCAAGGTAAAGCGTTTACCGCAAAGGTGGAAAATATGACGCTTCGGACTTTCATCAAACCACATAATCCCCTTTGCTCGGAAAATATTTGAGGGTAGCTGGTTATCTAAGAAATACTGAAACTTCCTAATAGAAAAAGGCTTATCACTTTGGAAAGAGATGGAAGTAAAACCATCATTTTCTAAATGGTCAGAATGATGGTGATGGTCGTGGTCATGGTCATGATGATCGTGACCGCATGTTGAGTGATCGTGATCATCATGATGATCGTGATGTTCATGATCGTGATGGTCGTGTTGATCCACCACTGTGTCAAAATATTTATCAGACTCAAACAGACCAACACTGAGAATTAACGGAAGTGGTACTTGCGATCGCGTGGTACGGAGAATTCTCGCTCCTTCCTTAACTTCGTTAATTTTTGTTTCTAACTCATTTAAGGTGGCTTCATCAACCAAATCAGTTTTGTTCAGTACAATTACATCACCATAAGCAATCTGGCTGTATGCTGCCTGAGAGTTAAACAAATCTAGGCTGTAATTTGCCGCGTCTACTACGGTAATAATCGAATCTAAACGAGTTAAATCTCGCAATTCTGTGCCCAGAAATGTTAGAGCTACTGGTAGCGGATCTGCCAATCCAGTTGTTTCCACTACTAAATAATCTAGATTTTCTTGCCGTTCTAAAACTTTGTAAACTGCATCTACTAAATCATTATTAATAGTGCAGCAAATACAACCATTATTTAGCTCCACCATGTTCTCACCAGTGGAAACAATTAGCTCGTTATCGATGCCAATTTCGCCAAATTCATTTACGAGAACGGCGGTTTTCAAACCCTGTTGGTTGTTGAGGATATGATTAAGTAAAGTCGTCTTGCCACTGCCGAGGAAACCCGTAATAATTGTTACTGGCATTCCTTGTTTGGGCGTATCCATTGCCGAAGATTCGGGTGTAACTGCTGAGTGCATAGCGCTGTTATCAAATAGTCAAAAAATAGTAATGTAGCGCAGATAGTCCAGAAAACACTAGCGCCGCAAGGCGGAAGTTAAAATTCAAAAATCAAAAACCCTTGATTTCTGAGCTTTCGAGATTTTTTCCAATAGTATGTTGATTTCCGCCGTGACGTACTAGCATAGGGATGCTGGACTGTCATCCCATCTGCTTTACCCTATTATTACGTATCTTCTTATTTCAGCATTACTCTGTTATGACCCTAACCCTTTACAATACCCTCACCCGTCGTCAAGAACCGTTTGAAACAGTCGAAGCAGGCAAAGTTAAGATGTATTACTGCGGCGTGACGGTGTACGACTACTGCCATTTGGGTCATGCGAGAGCTTGCATCGTTTGGGATGTAATCCGCCGATACCTCCAGTTTATCGGCTATGAAGTACGATATGTCCAAAATTTTACTGATATTGACGATAAAATTCTCAATCGAGCCTGTGTTGAACATTCCTCAATGGAAGCTGTAGCCGATCGCTTTATCAAAGCATATTTTGAGGATATGGCGCGATTGGGAATCAAAGAAGCTGATGAATATCCCCGTGCTACCCATACGATGAATGGCATTCAACGGTTAATTCATGAGTTGGAAAATAAAGGGTTTGCTTACCCTGCTGACGGCGATGTGTATTATGCAGTGCGGCAATTTGCTGAGTATGGCAAGCTTTCTGGACGCAAGTTAGAGGATATGCAAGCCGGGAAAAGCGAGCGCGTCAATGTAGAAGATCCAGAATATCAGAAAAAGAAAGACCCCTTTGATTTTGCTTTATGGAAGGCAGCAAAACCAGGAGAACCAGCTTGGGAGTCACCGTGGGGTGCAGGCCGTCCGGGGTGGCACATTGAATGCTCGGCAATGGTACGCGATCGCCTGGGTGATACCATAGATATTCATGCTGGTGGTGCTGACTTAATTTTTCCTCATCACGAAAACGAAATTGCCCAATCTGAGGCTGTAACAGGAAAACCCTTAGCGCGTTATTGGTTACATAACGGCATGGTAAAAGTAGATGGTGAAAAAATGTCCAAATCTTTGGGCAACTTTATCACTATTCGAGAATTACTAGATCGAGGAGTTGAGCCGATGGCAGTGCGGTTGTTCGTCCTGACAGCTCAATATCGCACACCCATAGATTTTACCGACGAAGCGATCGCCGCAGCAACCAACGGTTGGCACACCATTAAGGAAGGTTTACTCTTCGGCTACCAATACGGCAAAAAACTAGGTTGGGATTTAGGGACTAAGGACTGGGGACTAGGAACTGGGAATATCCCAATACCTAGTACCCAATACCCAGTACCCAATCCCTATGTTGAACGCTTTCAAGAAGTTGTAAATAATGACTTTAATTTTCCTGGTGGGTTAACAGTGCTGTTTGAATTAGCCAAAGAACTACGCCGTGAAGGAAATATTATTGTGCATGAAGGGAAAACCGAAACTTCCCCTGATGAGTTAAAGCGTCAATGGCAAACTCTTGTCACATTGGCTGGAGTTTTAGGTTTAGAAGCCGAGATAGAAACGGAAGCTGACAAGAGTAATGGTTTAAGCGATGCGGAAATTGAGGCGAAAATTCAGCAAAGGCAAGAAGCACGTAAAGCCAAGAATTTTGCCGAAAGCGATCGCATTCGTGACGAACTCCAAGCAGAAGGTATTACGCTAATTGATAGCCGTGATGGTACACGCTGGCACCGGAATTAAATTTTAAATTCTTATGTGGATTACTCTAAAAAAAGCGATCGCTAGTTTCAACATTCCTGCTGATTGGATTGGTATTAGAGCCGTAAAGGAAATTTCTACAACCCGTTCAGTCCGTGACGCCTTACCCCAACTAAACGGCAAATCCTTCACTGTCGGAGCCATGCTAGAGGTTTTGGTAAATGGCTGTCTGGGTTATGCAGCAACTAACTCTCTGGAACTGTCTTCTCTACAAGCTGCTGCCGAAACAGCCTATAAACAGGCACTAGCAGCTAGTGAATGGTGGATACATCCCTTCCGTGAAAGTGAGCGCCCTAAAGTCGTTGGTGAATATAAATCTCCATACCTTGAGCCATTGGATGCTCTGAGTCCGGGAGAAATCAACGATTTACTGGTTCGGATTTGCCAAACACTGAAAGTTGACGACAAGATTGTGCAAACCATAGCCAGTGCTAGCACCATTGAGAGAGAGTCTTGGTTTATTAGCAGCAACGGCTCAGAAGTCTATCAAAAAACTCTATCTATAGGCACTCATTATGGAGCTACCGCCCAAGATGGTGCGGTTGTACAGCAGCGTAGTAACAATGGTTCTCACGCAAACTGTTATCAAGGTGGATTAGAACTTTTAGAGCAAAAAAACTTATGGCATCGGGTGCGGCAAATTGGCGAACAAGCAGTAGAACTGTTGACAGCACAAGAATGCCCTACCACTCGTACCAATTTAGTTTTAGCCCCAGACCAAATGATGCTGCAAATCCACGAAAGTGTAGGGCATCCCCTAGAAATTGACCGAATTTTGGGAGATGAGCGTAACTATGCTGGGGGCAGCTTCGTTAATAAAAGTGATTTTGGCAACCTAGTATATGGTTCGCCACTGATGAACATTACCTTTGATCCTACCGTGCCTGGTGAATTTGCCAGCTATGGCTTTGATGATACGGGTGCTGTAGCAACAAAGGAATATTTAGTTAAAGAAGGAGTACTGCAACGGGGTTTAGGCAGTTTAGAGAGTCAAGCCAGGGCTGGTGTACTAGGAGTTGCTTGTGCGCGTGCTTCTTCATGGAATCGACCTGCGATCGATCGCATGGCAAACTTAAATTTAGAACCTCTAAACGCTAGCTTTGAAGACATTATTGGCAGAATAGAACACGGCGTTTACATGGAATCTAACCGTTCTTGGTCAATTGACGATCGCCGCTACAAATTCCAATTTGGTTGTGAGTACGCTAAATTAATTGAAAACGGGAAACTCACCAAAACCCTCCGCAATCCCAACTATCGCGCCACAACACCAGAGTTTTGGCATAGCCTAATCCAAGTAGGAGATGCCACAAACTGGCAAATGTATGGTACTCCTTATTGTGGTAAAGGAGAACCAAATCAGGCTATTTGGGTAGGACATGGTTCACCTGTTTGTGTATTTGCTAATGTCGAAGTTTTTGGTGGAGGAACTTGAAAAAAGTTAGGAGTTGAAAGTTGTGAGTTAGAAGTTAAAAAATCTTCAACTCATACCTCCTAACTCCTAACTCCTAACTTTCCCCCTATTTCCTATTAATATTTAATATCTATGAAAATTGAGGAATTATCTGCATTAGAAGTCAGCTTTAATCAACTGATTGAAACTCTGCTGATTAAAAAATCTGAAAGTGAACAATTCACTGTGAAACTCAGCAGTGAAAGAAGTCTATTTACTCGTTTCAATCACGCGAAAGTGCGACAAACTGGTTGTGTTGCTGATGGTTGGATCGAACTGACTTTGATGGCAGACCAACGCAGTAGCATTCGGCAGTTTCCCTTTACTGGAAATTGGGATGTAGATTGGCAGTTAGCATATACTGCTTTGCAGGAACTACGTGACGAACTTATTCTACTACCCATCGATCCTTATCTAGTTTTACCATCAGGAAATAATACCAGTCGGGAAATACATTCTGGGAATTTATTGGCAGATGAGGCAGTAGTACCAACTGTGCTAAAACTAGTTGCTGAATTAGATTTTACAGGTATATATGCGGGGGGAATAGTAATTAAAGCTTATGGTGATTCTAGTGGTCAAAAACACTGGTTTGCTACTGATTCTTTTACATTAGATTATTCTCTATTTTCCACCTCTGGACAAGCAGTTAAGGGGACATTTGCAGGGAGTAATTGGGATATATCTGCATATATAGCAAAAATTAGCGAAGCTAAAAAGCAACTTGAATTGCTTGCTCGTCCAGCTAAAGAATTGCCACGGGGACAATACAAAACTTATTTTGCACCTGCTGCTGTTGGAGATTTATTAGCAATGCTTTCTTGGGGAGCAGTCAGCGAAGCTGATATCCAACAAGGAAACAGTGCTTTAGCTGCTTTATCGCGTCAAGAAAAACAACTTTCTCCAAAATTTAATTTGAAAGAAAACTTTCAGCGAGGATTAGTACCGCGATTTAATGAATTAGGAGAAATAGCAGCACCGGAGTTACCTGTAATAGAAAAAGGACATTTGGTAAATACTTTAGTAAATTCTCGAACTGCTAAGGAATATCAAAAAATTGCCAACGGTGCTAATGGTTCAGAGACTTTACGAGCGCCAGAAGTGACTACCGGAAATTTAGTATTTGAGCAGATTCTTCCAAGTTTAGATACCGGATTATATGTATCTAATTTACATTATTTGAATTGGAGCGATCGCCACACTGGTAGAATCACAGGTATGACTCGTTATGCATGTTTTTGGGTAGAAAATGGAGAAATTCTTGCCCCTATTGAAAACCTACGTTTTGATGAAAGTCTTTATCGTTTTTGGGGAGATAAGTTAGTAGATTTGACCAATTTTCAAGAATTCATTCCCGAAGTAGGTACTTATGAAAGTCGCCAACTAGGAGGTAGTTTAGTTCCCGGTATGCTGGTAAATGATTTTACATATACTTTGTAATCGTAATCATCTACTGAGAGGAAATCAAAAGCTAGCCATCGGAACTTTGAAAATTAAATAAGGAGGTGGAATTAGAACCGACACCAGAGCAGTTGGGAGCGTATTACCGGATGTCAGTAAGAGCAAGCAATCTGCTTCAATCGATAAACGTAGTGCGCCTAGACGAAAGGACAAAGCGCATATACATGCTAGTTGGAGACACAATACAAATAGAAATCTACCCTAACGGTGAGGTAACGTTTCCATGACAGATTCTAACTACCAAGCGATGACTGATGAAGAGTTGCGGGACTGGGTTCGCTACCATCCCAAAGATATAGAAGCTTTCCACATTCTCATGGATAGATTAGAGCAACGTCCAAAAGTGTTTTGCAGCACAGATGAAGAAATTGAAGCCGAATTGCAAAAGCGAATTAACCAAACGCGATCGCAGTAAAGGATACTAGGGACTGGGGATTAAGTAATTTTTACACTACCCAGTACCCATTTTTCTGAATTTTAAACACAAATATTATTAATTAAATTATCTCAATTCTCAAATTACCTATTTCTGTAAACTGCATTAATTACAATATCTTTAATAGCGAAATAAATAATTAATAACAGTAATAAAAATTGCTCAAACTGAAGAATTGGATCTAAACGCCAACCTTGAAAAAACAAGATTACTCCGCACATTAACATTATAATTGGTGTAAATATCACTTGAATAATGTAAAGAGCTAAAGACCAACCTGTAAGCCTAGTTCCACGTTGGGCTAGCCAAGCTACTGTTAAAATAAAGTAAATAACTGCCAAAATAAAATAAATAATTCCAATTAAACCAGCTAGATTTAATCCAAAATTCACTTGAGCGAAAGTAAGCATTTATAAAAAATCCTGTTTAATTAAAAGCTAAAATTTTAAACCTATTACTAAGTAGATTAAGCTTAGAGGATAAAAATTGTTGGGTTTCGCTATTGCTTAACCCAACCGATAATTTTTTCTCATCTCTCGTTAGAACCTCTATTTTTTATTACCTGGAGGTGAATTGCGTTGGGTGAGGTTATCAATTTGCAATTGTTGCCGTCCGTTGGTGATAATTCGCAACATCTGCTTGAGATCCTGCTCAATATTTTCTAGAATGCCATCAGCATAAGCATCAGCACCATCTTCAATTTCTTGAGCCTGAGCGATCGCACTTTGCCTCATAAGCTCTAACTCTTGTTGACAAGCATACCTTTTACGCTCAATTTCCGAGAGCGTTTCTTGCATTATTGCGTCACACTCTTGTTGTACTTGTCGGCGCAGTTGTTCAGCTTCTTGTTGCGCCTGGTGAATAATATCGCTTTCAGCTAAAATTTGCGCTCTTTTTGCTTGCGCGGCCTCAACAACCTGCTGTCCATACTCTTCCGCTTCCAGCAGAATTTCGTCCTTTTGGTTGAGGATGACTGCTGCTTCTTGAAAAAGCGATGGTAACGCAAGCCGGATGTAATCAAGCTGATCTAGCAGCTTTTCTTCATCTATGAGAGTGCGTCCCGTCAAAGGAATTCTGAGACTAGAGAGAACCATTTCCTCTAGACGGTTGAGTTCCTGCTGGATATCTATGCTTCCCTCTCCACCGAGATGCTCTTGAGGGGGGGGATTGCTTCCGTTGAGATTGGGTTCGACATTGGAGAGTTCTGATTGTAGCATTGGTATATATCTAGGGCAATGTGTGGGGGAACGAGATGATCGATAGAGCCACCAAACCTTGCAATCTCTTTTACCACACTACTACTTAAAAAACTATATTCATTCGAGGTTGCAAGAAAAACTGTTTCTATTTGGGTAGAAAGAGTTTTATTGGTGTGAGCCATTTGCAGTTCCACTTCAAAATCTGACACAGCCCGTAAACCCCGCAGCAAAACTTGTGCTTGTCGCATTTGGGCATAATTGACGGTAAGACCATCAAAGCTGTCTACATCTACATTAGGTAGATGTTGTGTAGAAAGACTGATCTGATCTAGCCGTTGCTGCACACTAAAAAGTGGCATTTTGTTAGGGTTCCGCAGTACAGCGACAATTACCCGCTCAAACAGCCGACTACCGCGCCCGATGAGGTCAAGGTGTCCCAAGGTGATGGGGTCGAAGCTACCAGGATAAATAGCAATCACAATTTTAGATATATCAAAGTTGTTTAGGTGATTATATCGAAACTCTTTTGTGTAACTTACTCAAATTTACCATCTTGCGTTCTGAGTAAGGATGCTTTACTCAATTGTTTTGCTAGTACAAGTTATGCTCAATTAGACGTTAGGAACTATAGCGGTGCAATATAGCCTCAACCTCACCCTGCATTTGAGTCAAGCAAACACTCTCCTCTTCAAAACATCGGAGAGGGGTTGAGGATGAGGTTGAACAAAACCGCTATAAACTCCTAAATATGGATGCTGGATTTCTATTTATGTCCCCACGAAATTGTGGAGTACTTAAGTACAGTTCTAGCATTCGACACCCAAAAAACTCCGTACTTAGCAAAGTGCGTGGGTAGTTAACGAACTATTCTAGGTAATTTTTCATGGCACTGGATTTTTCCACCTTGCCCTTGGCATTTCAATTTACTTCTCCAGGACCGATTCTGGTGAAATTAGGGCCACTCAGTATCCGTTGGTATGGCTTATTGATTGCCACAGCAGTGTTAATTGGCGTTATCCTTTCCCAGGAATTGGCAAAGCGTCGTAATGTTAATCCTGAGTTGTTAGGCGATTTATTCTTTTGGTTATTGATTGGGGCGATTCCTGGCGCACGGCTATATTACGTTTTTTTTGAGTGGTCAAAATATGCCCCAACTCCAGGGAAAATCTTTGCTATCTGGGAAGGAGGTATTGCCATTCATGGAGCAATTCTTGGTGGCGTTTTGGCTGCGTTAATCTTTGCCAAAATTAAGCAGGTTTCTTTTTGGCAACTGGCAGATTTAGTAGCGCCTTCGCTGATTTTAGGGCAAGCGATCGGACGTTGGGGTAATTTCTTTAATTCTGAAGCTTTTGGCGATCCGACAAATTTACCCTGGAAGCTGTATATTCCCCCAGATCATCGTCCTCTAGAGTATGCGAGTTTCGATTACTTCCATCCCACCTTCCTCTATGAATCTCTGTGGGATTTAGCGGTGTTTGCATTGCTAATAACGTTGTTTTTCCGGTCTTTGTCCGGTAAGCCACGTTTGAAGGTAGGCACGCTGTTTCTAGTTTACTGGCCAGCCTACAGCTTAGGACGCTTGTGGATTGAAGGTTTTCGCACTGATAGCCTGATGTTAGGGCCGTTACGAATGGCACAAGTAGTCAGTAGTCTAGGAATTTTATTTGGATTACTTGGATTAGCTTGGCTTTACTTACTCAAACGCCCTTTACCCGATGTAGTGCCTACTCCTAAGGGAGATGGGGAGATAAGGGGATGAGGGAGCAGGGGGAGCAGGGGAGCTTGGGGGAGAAGAATAACTGATGCCCAATTCCCAATTCCTAAAAAATAAAAAATGCCCCAGAGTATTCTCTAGGGCTTAACCAGGGTGCATCTACCATTACTCTCTACTAGGGAAAGAGGGTGAATCCGGAAAGATACTGAGAAAATATCAAAAAAGTTTTTTGAGGGATTGCCGTGTCTTCTTCTAAAAGTGAAAATCTGAGTTATGAAAAAACACTATATGCCATAGAACCATCTGTGTACATTGTGGGAGCAGGCCCTGGAGATCCTGATTTATTGACGGTGAAGGCGCAGAAACTACTAGCTGTTGCTGATGTGATTTTATTTGCTGATTCTTTAGTACCCGAACAGATTTTAGAACTTTGCCGAAAAGATGCGGAGATAATTAGAACTGCGAATCAGACTTTAGAAGAGATTTTGGCGATTATGATCGATAGAGTGCGATCGCAACACAAATCTCTCGTCCGTCTCCATTCTGGCGATCCTAGTCTCTACAGCGCCATCCACGAGCAAATGCACCTCCTCGCTGAAGCAAATATTCCTTTTGAAGTCATACCTGGTATCAGCGCCTTTCAAGCCGCAGCTGCCAAACTCAAAGTAGAGTTGACTGTCCCCGGTTTAGTTCAAACCATCATTTTGACGCGGATCAGTGGACGTACAGAAGTCCCCGCCACTGAAGAATTAGCCTCTCTCGCGGCACATCAAGCTAGCCTCTGCCTATATCTAAGTGCGCGTCATGTCGAAAATGCCCAAGCTAAACTACTCGAACACTATCCAGCCGAAACCCCGATTGCAATTTGCTTTCGCATCGGATGGCCCGATGAAAAAATCAAGGTTGTCCCCCTGAATGAAATGGCAGACTGCACTCATAAAGAAAAACTAATTCGCACTACACTTTATATAATCAGTCCAGCCCTCTCGGCAAATAAAGGGCGATCGCGTTTATATCATCCCGAACATAGTCATTTATTTCGCTCATCTCATAACTAAATGGTGGGCATTGGGCATGAGGCATGGGGCATTGGGCATTGGACATTGGGCATGGGGCATGGGGCATTGGTGATTAATTCTTCTCCCTCACTCGCTCATCTCTTTTGCGGTTCGATAAACTTAACAGTGTGAATAAAATCCCAAATCTTAATTCAGTACTATGCCATTAATTAAAGTGCAAACTTCTGCAACTGCTCCTGAAAAAGCTGAAATTGAATCAATGCTTTTAAACCTATCAGCCAAGTTAGCAAAACATTTGGGAAAACCAGAATCTTATGTAATGACTGCTTTTGAGCCAGAAATTCCCATGACCTTTGCAGGGAATACAGACCCAGTTTGCTATATTGAAATTAAAAGCATTGGCACAATGAAACCAGACCAAACCGCAGCAATGAGCCAGGAATTTTGCCAGCAGATTAACCAAACTCTAGGTGTGCCGAAAAATCGAATTTATATAGAGTTTGCAGACGCTAAGGGTGCGATGTGGGGCTGGAACGGTACGACCTTTGGGTAATTCCTCGTCTTCTTTGGTCAAGCCTAAGTTAATCTGGCAGGTGTAGGATAGAGATCCTACATCAACTCTTGATTTTTTATGTCTGCTACGCCTCTTGTATCTCAAGTTGAGTTACACAACCAAGTAAAATCAGAATTAATTCCCCCCCTTCTCGGCGCTTCTCTTGCGGAGTTAACCACTTGGGTACAGCAGCAGGGACAACCTGCTTATAGAGGAAAGCAGCTGCATGAATGGATCTATAACAAGGGAGTGCGATCGCTAGCTGATATTTCTGTTTTCTCCAAGCAATGGCGGAAGGAATTAGCAGAAATCCCCATTGGACGCTCAACTTTACATTACCGTTCTGAGGCTCCCGATGGCACAGTCAAATTTCTTTTACGATTAGCAGACGATCAAATTATCGAAACTGTTGGCATCCCAACCTTTGCAGAAGCGGGAGATGGGCCAAAATCTCGTTTGACAGTTTGCGTTTCTACTCAGGTGGGTTGCCCAATGGCGTGTGATTTCTGCGCTACTGGTAAGGGAGGCTACAAGCGTAACCTAGCACGGCATGAAATTGTCGATCAGGTGTTAACTGTGCAAGAAGATTTTCAGCAACGGGTTAGCAATGTAGTGTTTATGGGACTAGGCGAACCTTTGTTGAATACTGAGAATGTCCTAGCGGCGTTGAAATCTCTGAATCAAGATGTCGGTATTGGACAGCGATCGCTTACAGTTTCTACAGTTGGGATTCGCGATCGCATCCGTCAGTTCGCGCAAAACAATTTGCAAATCACCCTCGCTGTAAGTCTCCACGCCCCGAATCAAGCACTGCGGGAAAAACTCATCCCCAGCGCCCGCGCCTATCCTCTCGAAGATTTGCTGGCTGAATGTCGAGAATATGTGGAAATCACTGGACGCCGCGTTACCTTTGAATATGTTCTCCTCGCTGGTGTCAACGATTTACCAGAACATGCATTGGAACTGTCAAAGCGTCTGCGAGGATTTCAAAGTCATGTGAATTTGATTCCTTATAATCCTATCCAAGAAGTGGATTACAAACGCCCTAACCGCGATCGCATTCAAGCATTTGTCAACGTCCTTAAGCAACAAAATACTGCCGTTAGTGTGCGTTATTCCCGTGGTTTAGAAGCTGATGCTGCTTGTGGACAACTTAGAGCAAGTAAGAATTAAACCTCTTGCAGTCAATTTTATGAATAAATATAGAACCGCAGATAAACGCAGATGTATCTTGAGGATTATCTCTGTTTATCTATGGTGTAAAACTGCCTGAAATCTCTTTTTAAACCTACTTGCCGGAGATACATGGATTACGGAAATCCGGCAACCCATCTAAAAATGTGAATGTATAATTTAATTAAGATAAATATATAAATAATGTTGAAATTTTAATGGTTTAGCGATCGCTCAACCCAACCTATAACAATTGAGGAAATAACTGCATGTTGAATCGCTTATTAAGGGTTAAAGCATGGCTACTATTGATTGTGCTTGGAAAAGCTTTATCAATTAATTCTCCTGCCTATGCACAAATAATTCAGACGAATCCTCAGCAACCTGAGTCTTTTCAAGAAAGAATGAGACAACAACAAGAGCAGCAAACTCAGCGAACACAACAGCAATTTAACGAAACATTGCTTCGACAACAGTTTCAGCAACCACAGTTACAACAACAACTGAGACTACAACAGCAACAATTTACACAACAACAGCAAGAACTTATACGCCAGCAACAACAGAGACTACAACAAGAACAACTTAGACAGCAATGGCAAAACTTTACACGACAGCAACAACTAAGAATACAACAGCAACAATTCAGACAAGATCAACAAATTAGACAACAGCAACAATTGAGGTTACAAGAACAGATACGACAGCAAAAACTCCGGCAACAGAATAACAACCTGTGAAATGCTCGAAATTGTTGACAACTAAACTTTATTCTTAAAAATTAGAGAAAATTTTCTCTAATTTTTAATTTTTAATGACTAGCGCCGTGCATAAATACCTGGGGCGTAAGCCTCAATCACTTTACCAGTGCGAGTGCAACTAATCATCAAATAGTCACAACTAGAGCATTGTGTTCGAGTTAATTGACTATCAGAAATGTAATAGCGTTCAGCTTGGCAGCCGCAATTCGGGCAGTAAATTTTTTGTACTGTCTGCATTTTAAAACCCCTGGTTGTAACTATTTTTTATTTGAGAAAACTGCCAGTGAAACTAGCGAAATTTTTGATTTGACCCAACTTAACAAACTGTCTTAATATTGGCTGATTATTTTAAACAAAATTTCAGATTTGAAAGATTTACGATATCTTTGTATATTATCCTAACATTTAGGTGATTTTACCCTCCCACTTTAGATACATAAATTGTTTTTTAATTAAATACTGCTTAGAAATTTACTGATCCCTATGACGAATGCCTTGAGAAAGACTGATTTACAGGCATTTCAGAGAAACACAAAAAAAGCCGTTCTTGTATTCAAAAATTAAATACCGAAAAATACTGTATATTTAGTCACAAAATATCTATCTTAAGATTTAGTTAATATTTGCTACAAGATTAATTAAGATTAAAACTAGTGAACTTCTAAGGCAACGGCTTTTTTCGTTCGCAGTATAACTTCAAAATCCGCTCAAGATTCTTTTAGGGTGTGATTTCTGCGCTATCGATTCAGTAATCAAGACTTAACCCCCCAACTCTTATAGGGTTGGGGAAGAGGTTCTTTCAGGATTACTAAGGATGAAATTATCGATTAGGTTTTGACTGTGCAAAAAGATTTTTAGCAATGAGTTAGCAATGTAGTGTTTATAAGTATGGTGAACCGTTACTAAGCATTAACCCAAGTTGTGGGTTATTAACCTCCAAGCAAGATATAACTAGTACAGCACGGTGTAAATAAGCAGACCATTGAAAAGCTCCAAAGAGCTTATTTCATAATACTTTTGACTTTTGACTTTTGACTTTTGACTTCCGCCTCGCGGTACTAGCCACTTGGGTTAAAGATGGCATAAGTGGCTTTTCCCTGCCTTTTAGCTCGGTACATAGCAATATCAGCATCTCGCAACAAAGTTGCAGGCTCCTCATAATGACTAAAATTCCAAGTAATACCAATGCTAGCTGTAGTAGATAATTGATATCC from Nostoc commune NIES-4072 includes:
- a CDS encoding CobW family GTP-binding protein; translation: MHSAVTPESSAMDTPKQGMPVTIITGFLGSGKTTLLNHILNNQQGLKTAVLVNEFGEIGIDNELIVSTGENMVELNNGCICCTINNDLVDAVYKVLERQENLDYLVVETTGLADPLPVALTFLGTELRDLTRLDSIITVVDAANYSLDLFNSQAAYSQIAYGDVIVLNKTDLVDEATLNELETKINEVKEGARILRTTRSQVPLPLILSVGLFESDKYFDTVVDQHDHHDHEHHDHHDDHDHSTCGHDHHDHDHDHHHHSDHLENDGFTSISFQSDKPFSIRKFQYFLDNQLPSNIFRAKGIMWFDESPKRHIFHLCGKRFTLDDDEWQGQLKNQLVLIGQNLDRETLISQLEKCICLPSSSRGKGFGK
- the cysS gene encoding cysteine--tRNA ligase yields the protein MTLTLYNTLTRRQEPFETVEAGKVKMYYCGVTVYDYCHLGHARACIVWDVIRRYLQFIGYEVRYVQNFTDIDDKILNRACVEHSSMEAVADRFIKAYFEDMARLGIKEADEYPRATHTMNGIQRLIHELENKGFAYPADGDVYYAVRQFAEYGKLSGRKLEDMQAGKSERVNVEDPEYQKKKDPFDFALWKAAKPGEPAWESPWGAGRPGWHIECSAMVRDRLGDTIDIHAGGADLIFPHHENEIAQSEAVTGKPLARYWLHNGMVKVDGEKMSKSLGNFITIRELLDRGVEPMAVRLFVLTAQYRTPIDFTDEAIAAATNGWHTIKEGLLFGYQYGKKLGWDLGTKDWGLGTGNIPIPSTQYPVPNPYVERFQEVVNNDFNFPGGLTVLFELAKELRREGNIIVHEGKTETSPDELKRQWQTLVTLAGVLGLEAEIETEADKSNGLSDAEIEAKIQQRQEARKAKNFAESDRIRDELQAEGITLIDSRDGTRWHRN
- a CDS encoding TldD/PmbA family protein, which encodes MWITLKKAIASFNIPADWIGIRAVKEISTTRSVRDALPQLNGKSFTVGAMLEVLVNGCLGYAATNSLELSSLQAAAETAYKQALAASEWWIHPFRESERPKVVGEYKSPYLEPLDALSPGEINDLLVRICQTLKVDDKIVQTIASASTIERESWFISSNGSEVYQKTLSIGTHYGATAQDGAVVQQRSNNGSHANCYQGGLELLEQKNLWHRVRQIGEQAVELLTAQECPTTRTNLVLAPDQMMLQIHESVGHPLEIDRILGDERNYAGGSFVNKSDFGNLVYGSPLMNITFDPTVPGEFASYGFDDTGAVATKEYLVKEGVLQRGLGSLESQARAGVLGVACARASSWNRPAIDRMANLNLEPLNASFEDIIGRIEHGVYMESNRSWSIDDRRYKFQFGCEYAKLIENGKLTKTLRNPNYRATTPEFWHSLIQVGDATNWQMYGTPYCGKGEPNQAIWVGHGSPVCVFANVEVFGGGT
- a CDS encoding TldD/PmbA family protein, with amino-acid sequence MKIEELSALEVSFNQLIETLLIKKSESEQFTVKLSSERSLFTRFNHAKVRQTGCVADGWIELTLMADQRSSIRQFPFTGNWDVDWQLAYTALQELRDELILLPIDPYLVLPSGNNTSREIHSGNLLADEAVVPTVLKLVAELDFTGIYAGGIVIKAYGDSSGQKHWFATDSFTLDYSLFSTSGQAVKGTFAGSNWDISAYIAKISEAKKQLELLARPAKELPRGQYKTYFAPAAVGDLLAMLSWGAVSEADIQQGNSALAALSRQEKQLSPKFNLKENFQRGLVPRFNELGEIAAPELPVIEKGHLVNTLVNSRTAKEYQKIANGANGSETLRAPEVTTGNLVFEQILPSLDTGLYVSNLHYLNWSDRHTGRITGMTRYACFWVENGEILAPIENLRFDESLYRFWGDKLVDLTNFQEFIPEVGTYESRQLGGSLVPGMLVNDFTYTL
- a CDS encoding DUF6888 family protein, which gives rise to MELEPTPEQLGAYYRMSVRASNLLQSINVVRLDERTKRIYMLVGDTIQIEIYPNGEVTFP
- a CDS encoding DUF6887 family protein; this encodes MTDSNYQAMTDEELRDWVRYHPKDIEAFHILMDRLEQRPKVFCSTDEEIEAELQKRINQTRSQ